From Actinoplanes oblitus, a single genomic window includes:
- a CDS encoding WXG100-like domain-containing protein gives MTITLPAELIEPLSWIGLEWPEADEDQLQADGQAWIEHGTRMRAHARQATDTARQVWLENEGASIEAFERWWTGADGPGRHLREAATAAELIGGALIAMAGVTVSLKAAFIAQLTALAIEVGQAVVTAAATAGATLAEIPVWIALTRVACRKLIHEAMALIEREIAALLRKAAKMLAKAGARHLADKTLRGSEKTAFKGLMHQVENADLRSPVNGANFYSGRQPNGERMGQYAEKQVDGITSVLIEQTPGGRRFDDMHLFDKINSPIDNNQADAIWKRLSQRYAQSASGEATAWLHSPLADSAWNVVERGALEKNPAITKINVIDPFS, from the coding sequence GTGACGATCACCCTGCCCGCCGAGCTGATCGAGCCGCTGAGCTGGATCGGTCTGGAGTGGCCGGAGGCCGACGAGGACCAGCTCCAGGCCGACGGTCAGGCGTGGATCGAGCACGGCACCCGGATGCGGGCGCACGCCCGGCAGGCCACCGACACCGCCCGCCAGGTGTGGCTGGAGAACGAGGGCGCCTCGATCGAGGCGTTCGAGCGGTGGTGGACCGGCGCTGACGGGCCCGGCCGGCATCTGCGGGAGGCGGCCACCGCGGCGGAGCTGATCGGCGGCGCGCTGATCGCCATGGCCGGCGTGACGGTCAGCCTGAAGGCGGCGTTCATCGCCCAGCTGACCGCGCTGGCGATCGAGGTCGGGCAGGCGGTCGTGACGGCGGCGGCCACGGCCGGGGCGACGCTCGCCGAGATCCCGGTCTGGATCGCGCTGACCCGGGTGGCCTGCCGCAAGCTGATCCACGAGGCGATGGCGCTGATCGAGCGGGAGATCGCGGCGCTGCTCCGCAAGGCCGCGAAGATGCTGGCGAAGGCCGGCGCGAGGCACCTTGCCGACAAGACGTTGCGGGGCAGCGAGAAGACGGCGTTCAAGGGGCTGATGCACCAGGTGGAGAACGCCGACCTGCGGAGCCCGGTCAACGGCGCGAACTTCTACTCCGGCAGGCAGCCGAACGGTGAGCGGATGGGACAGTATGCGGAGAAGCAGGTGGACGGGATCACCTCGGTCCTGATCGAGCAGACCCCGGGTGGCCGGAGATTCGACGACATGCACCTGTTCGACAAGATCAACTCGCCGATCGACAACAACCAGGCGGACGCCATCTGGAAACGGCTCTCTCAGCGGTATGCCCAGTCCGCGTCGGGGGAGGCCACCGCCTGGCTGCACAGTCCCCTCGCGGACAGCGCCTGGAACGTGGTGGAGAGGGGTGCGCTTGAGAAAAACCCAGCCATCACCAAAATCAATGTCATCGACCCGTTCTCCTGA
- a CDS encoding DUF3455 domain-containing protein: MFRTKRSRIRALTLAGSLVAALGTVGAVTFEASAAETTPAAGNLRPLTPAVSAVPEAIRPPAGSRPIGAYLVATGTQTYTCVVPAGAATGAFTGPSVPEAQLIGTGGRIHHFAGPSWQSVRDGSLVTATKEKELKRDGTIAELLLKVNSHTGNGILGKADYINRLYTSGGVAPAGSCTTGQTASVEYKALYVFWDAPAA; this comes from the coding sequence ATGTTCCGTACCAAGCGTTCCCGGATCCGCGCGCTCACGCTGGCCGGCAGCCTGGTCGCCGCGCTCGGCACCGTCGGCGCCGTCACGTTCGAGGCCTCGGCCGCCGAGACGACGCCGGCGGCCGGCAACCTGCGGCCGCTGACGCCGGCCGTCTCGGCGGTACCGGAGGCGATCCGGCCGCCGGCCGGGTCCCGGCCGATCGGCGCCTACCTGGTCGCCACCGGCACCCAGACCTACACGTGCGTGGTGCCGGCCGGGGCGGCCACCGGCGCCTTCACCGGCCCCTCGGTGCCGGAGGCGCAGCTGATCGGCACCGGCGGCCGGATCCACCACTTCGCCGGGCCGAGCTGGCAGTCGGTGCGGGACGGCTCGCTGGTCACCGCGACCAAGGAGAAGGAGCTGAAGCGCGACGGCACCATCGCCGAGCTGCTGCTGAAGGTGAACTCGCACACCGGCAACGGGATCCTGGGCAAGGCCGACTACATCAACCGGCTGTACACGTCCGGCGGGGTCGCGCCGGCCGGCTCGTGCACCACCGGGCAGACCGCGTCGGTCGAGTACAAGGCGCTCTACGTCTTCTGGGACGCCCCGGCCGCCTGA
- a CDS encoding radical SAM protein, with protein MSVSVEDPPLPAHLQVEVTSACNLRCTMCLVRYRPPVNKLAGAMPLELFHRLVAELPLRQLTLQGLGEPLLSPHLPEMIATAVRGGIRVGFNTNATLLNRRRAEELVASRVDWLHVSLDGAGPEVYEAIREGARFDTVLANLAGLVAAKRAAGSATPWIRVVFVAMRDNVAELPALVRLLAGIGVNELRVQNLSHSFDDTGTSGAGLDDGGTGFGGYHEIRDFTARQALWTGADLDRVRAVFTDSLAAARDTDLRLRLPSLADEGGGNCAWPWEAAYVTSTGVVQPCCMVMGDDRVRLGDLTESSFTDIWHGPAYRDFRRRLDSATPPEVCRGCSLYRHTF; from the coding sequence ATGTCCGTTTCCGTCGAGGATCCGCCGTTGCCCGCGCACCTGCAGGTCGAAGTGACCTCGGCCTGCAACCTGCGGTGCACGATGTGCCTGGTCCGCTACCGGCCGCCGGTGAACAAGCTGGCCGGGGCGATGCCGCTGGAACTGTTCCACCGGCTGGTCGCGGAGCTGCCGCTGCGGCAGCTCACCCTGCAGGGCCTGGGCGAGCCGCTGTTGTCGCCGCACCTGCCCGAGATGATCGCGACCGCGGTCCGGGGCGGCATCCGGGTCGGCTTCAACACCAACGCCACGCTGCTCAACCGGCGCCGCGCCGAGGAACTGGTGGCGAGCCGCGTCGACTGGCTGCACGTGTCGCTGGACGGGGCCGGGCCGGAGGTCTACGAGGCGATCCGGGAGGGCGCCCGCTTCGACACGGTGCTCGCCAACCTGGCCGGGCTGGTCGCGGCGAAACGGGCGGCGGGCAGCGCCACGCCGTGGATCCGGGTGGTGTTCGTGGCGATGCGCGACAACGTCGCCGAGCTGCCGGCGCTGGTCCGGCTGCTGGCCGGGATCGGGGTGAACGAGCTGCGGGTGCAGAACCTCTCGCACAGCTTCGACGACACCGGGACGAGCGGCGCCGGCCTCGATGACGGCGGGACCGGATTCGGCGGTTACCACGAGATCCGGGACTTCACCGCGCGGCAGGCGCTGTGGACCGGCGCCGACCTGGACCGGGTCCGGGCGGTGTTCACCGACTCCCTGGCCGCCGCCCGGGACACCGACCTGCGGCTGCGGCTGCCCAGCCTGGCCGACGAGGGCGGTGGCAACTGCGCCTGGCCGTGGGAGGCGGCGTACGTGACCAGCACCGGCGTCGTCCAGCCGTGCTGCATGGTGATGGGTGACGACCGGGTCCGGCTGGGCGACCTCACCGAGTCCAGCTTCACCGACATCTGGCACGGGCCGGCCTACCGCGACTTCCGGCGGCGTCTGGACAGCGCCACCCCGCCGGAGGTCTGCCGCGGCTGCTCCCTCTATCGGCACACGTTCTGA